A single region of the Strigops habroptila isolate Jane chromosome 3, bStrHab1.2.pri, whole genome shotgun sequence genome encodes:
- the LOC115605812 gene encoding alpha-2-macroglobulin-like isoform X3, which translates to MGKDGLLGKPNIFLLLLFFLPGNSSTTTEPQYMVLLPFLIHTDSPEKVCVQLTHLNESVTLSATLEYQGENRSLIDDVVSEKDVFTCIPFSLPKSNSTSVTFLTVTVKGATLQFRSRKSVLVKNSESLVFIQTDKPIYKPGQTVLFRIVSLDKDFHPLNEKFPCVYVQDAQRNRVYQWQGVELETGLTQLSFPLTSDPIQGSYKIVVQKSFSSHVEHSFRVEEYVLPKYEVLVKLPKMITLKDKELPVSVCGLYTYGKPVPGLVNVQVCRKFSRSASDCYGKEAEAVCEEFTRQADAHGCISGVVRTKIFQLQRRGYEMSIEVQGKIIEDGTGIEMTGTGSCGITSIMSKISFDLLDSQYRPGIPIFGRVKLVDGTDAPIANETITISVDGDRYKGNYTTDEQGQSWFSIDTATFTQASLEIRADHKPELNCYDSDWITPSYEHAMRRISRFYSPSKSFLKIEPKPEILSCGSPTEIQVHYIFTPEAIGEQKKIVIYYLVMAKGGIISADTYDLTVNPGDVYGTFQLTFPVEAAIAPLARMLVYTTSPSGEVIASSADFQVESCLPNKVRLSFVPKEGLPASNTRLQIRTSPRSLCALRAVDKSVLLVKPEYELSPSSVYDLLPVKEIHGYSFKDYYLEEDNINPCVSLDNILLNGFVYIPISPDGEGDAYDILKELGLKVFTSSKIHKPEICQHYPGHMMERMTALNLLEDLDYEVAEHMVAGNPVETVRKYFPETWIWDIVSVNSEGNAGLDVTIPDTITEWKANAFCISPDTGFGLSPTVTLRAFQPFFVELTMPYSVVRGESFTLKATVFNYLTTCIRVSVSLAESTHFLTMPIEKQEESYCICMNERKTVAWAVTPRSLGQVEFSVSTEALQNKQPCGNPIVETPEKGRKDTVIRQLLVEPEGTEVETTYNSVLCASAEKSVSEPVSLVLPETVVDGSARAYFSVLGDIMGTAMQNLHQLLQMPFGCGEQNMVLFAPNIYVLDYLNKTGQLSEEVKSKAIGYLVSGYQRQLKYKHWDGSYSTFGPRYGQVGNTWLTAFVLKSFAQAQPHIFIDEKHIQDALVWLSQKQKENGCFRSSGTLLNNAMKGGVNDEITLTAYITIALLEIPLPVTHSVVRNALFCLEMAAGEKENHVYTKALMAYAFALAGKEEKRKALLTSLEREAVKKDGSVHWQRPGKEPEVALPYYRSRAPSAEVEMTSYVLLAHLTAQPAPSQEELSFAALIAKWISTQQNPNGGFSSTQDTVVALQALSLYGAVTYAKSGAASKVTLRSGGDFQQDFQVDPHNRLLLQRVPLPHVPGEYSTEVSGEGCVYLQTSLRYNVQPSQQDAPFMLHVYTIPETCAGSKAHKVFDIGINVSYTGERNGSNMVIVDVKMLSGFIPVKSSVRKLSNTWFHQIQRTEVSTNHVLLYIEQVSTDHGLHGAHTVSLPAHW; encoded by the exons GCAGTATATGGTGCTACTGCCCTTTCTGATACACACCGATTCTCCTGAGAAAGTCTGTGTTCAGCTGACCCACCTGAATGAGTCTGTGACGCTGAGTGCCACACTCGAGTACCAAGGGGAAAACAGGAGCTTGATTGATGACGTGGTGTCAGAGAAGGATGTATTCACCTGCATCCCTTTCTCT cTTCCAAAATCCAATAGCACATCAGTCACTTTTCTCACTGTAACGGTGAAGGGTGCAACACTCCAGTTCAGGAGCCGCAAGTCGGTGCTGGTCAAGAACTCTGAGAGCTTGGTCTTCATCCAGACAGACAAACCCATCTACAAGCCTGGACAGACAG TTCTATTTCGGATCGTCTCTCTGGACAAAGATTTCCACCCGCTGAATGAGAAG tttcCATGCGTCTATGTTCAG GATGCCCAGAGGAACCGTGTATACCAGTGGCAAGGGGTGGAACTAGAGACCGGCCTTACACAGCTCTCCTTCCCCCTCACCTCGGACCCCATCCAAGGCTCCTACAAAATAGTAGTGCAGAAGAGCTTCTCATCCCATGTGGAGCACTCTTTCAGAGTAGAGGAATATG TGCTGCCCAAGTACGAAGTCCTGGTGAAGCTGCCCAAGATGATCACTCTTAAGGACAAAGAGCTTCCAGTATCCGTCTGTGGTCT GTACACCTATGGGAAACCTGTTCCTGGCTTGGTCAATGTCCAAGTGTGCCGGAAATTTTCCCGTTCTGCTTCAGATTGTTAcggaaaagaagcagaagctgtGTGTGAAGAATTCACTAGACAG GCAGATGCTCATGGGTGTATTTCTGGTGTAGTAAGAACTAAAATATTTCAACTGCAACGCCGGGGATATGAGATGAGCATTGAGGTACAAGGCAAGATCATAGAAGATGGCACAG GAATAGAGATGACTGGAACAGGCTCCTGTGGAATCACATCCATCATGAGCAAAATCAGCTTCGACCTTCTGGACTCTCAATACAGACCAGGGATCCCAATCTTTGGGAGG GTGAAGCTGGTAGATGGCACTGATGCTCCAATTGCCAATGAAACCATCACGATTTCTGTGGATGGAGACAGGTACAAAGGGAATTACACTACAGATGAGCAGGGACAATCCTGGTTTTCCATAGACACTGCCACCTTCACACAAGCCTCCCTGGAAATCCGA GCTGATCATAAACCTGAACTGAACTGTTATGACAGTGACTGGATCACACCTTCCTATGAGCATGCCATGCGTAGAATAAGTCGGTTTTACTCCCCCAGTAAGAGTTTCCTCAAAATTGAGCCAAAGCCTGAGATATTAAGTTGTGGCTCCCCCACAGAGATCCAGGTGCACTACATCTTCACACCAGAGGCCATaggagaacagaagaaaattgtcATTTACTATTTG GTGATGGCCAAGGGAGGCATTATATCAGCAGATACCTATGATCTGACTGTGAATCCTGGAGACG tTTATGGGACATTTCAGTTGACCTTCCCTGTTGAGGCAGCAATTGCTCCCCTGGCACGGATGCTTGTGTACACCACTTCACCCAGTGGGGAAGTCATTGCCAGTTCAGCAGATTTCCAGGTTGAAAGTTGCCTCCCCAATAAA GTCAGATTGAGTTTTGTACCCAAGGAAGGTCTTCCTGCCTCCAACACACGCCTGCAAATCCGTACTTCACCGAGGTCCCTGTGTGCCCTCCGTGCTGTGGACAAGAGTGTTCTCCTTGTGAAGCCTGAGTATGAGCTCTCTCCCAGCTCT GTGTATGATCTTCTCCCAGTGAAAGAAATCCACGGTTATAGCTTCAAGGACTACTACCTGGAAGAAGACAACATAAACCCTTGCGTGTCACTTGACAACATATTATTAAACGGGTTTGTCTACATACCCATTTCTCCTGACGGTGAAGGTGATGCCTATGACATTCTCAAA GAATTGGGCTTAAAAGTCTTCACTAGCAGCAAGATCCATAAGCCTGAAATCTGCCAGCATTACCCAGGACACATGATGGAAAGGA TGACTGCATTGAATCTGCTTGAAGATTTGGACTATGAAGTAGCAGAACATATGGTTGCTGGCAATCCTGTGGAGACCGTCCGGAAGTACTTCCCTGAGACATGGATCTGGGACATAGTTTCAGTGAA CTCTGAGGGAAATGCTGGTCTAGATGTGACCATCCCTGACACCATCACCGAGTGGAAAGCCAACGCATTCTGCATTTCACCAGACACGGGCTTTGGCCTGTCCCCGACAGTGACCCTCAGAgccttccagcccttctttGTAGAGCTCACCATGCCCTACTCTGTAGTGCGTGGTGAGTCCTTCACGCTGAAAGCCACCGTTTTCAACTACTTGACCACCTGCATCAGG GTCAGTGTGTCTCTGGCTGAATCTACTCATTTTCTGACTATGCCAATAGAGAAGCAGGAAGAATCCTACTGCATCTGcatgaatgaaaggaaaactgtgGCTTGGGCAGTAACACCAAGATCCCTAG GACAGGTGGAGTTCTCAGTGAGCACTGAGGCCCTGCAGAACAAGCAGCCCTGTGGGAACCCCATCGTGGAGACTcctgagaaagggaggaaggacaCGGTCATCAGACAGCTGCTGGTGGAG CCGGAAGGGACTGAAGTGGAAACTACCTACAACTCTGTGCTGTGTGCCTCTG CAGAAAAGTCAGTGTCAGAGCCAGTTTCCCTGGTTCTCCCCGAGACTGTGGTGGATGGCTCAGCCAGAGCGTATTTCTCAGTATTAG GTGACATCATGGGCACTGCCATGCAGAAcctccaccagctcctccagatGCCGTTCGGCTGTGGGGAGCAGAACATGGTCCTGTTTGCACCCAACATCTATGTGCTGGACTACCTGAATAAGACAGGGCAGCTGAGTGAGGAGGTCAAGTCCAAGGCCATCGGATACCTAGTGAGCG GGTATCAAAGGCAGCTGAAGTACAAACACTGGGATGGTTCTTATAGCACCTTTGGGCCCCGTTATGGGCAAGTGGGGAATACCTG GCTCACAGCCTTTGTCCTCAAGTCCTTTGCCCAGGCCCAGCCTCATATCTTCATAGATGAGAAGCACATCCAGGATGCTTTGGTCTGGCTTAGTCAAAAGCAGAAGGAGAACGGCTGTTTCCGCAGTTCTGGCACACTCCTGAACAATGCTATGAAG GGTGGAGTGAACGATGAGATCACGCTGACAGCCTACATCACTATTGCCTTGCTGGAGATTCCTCTGCCTGTAACT cACTCTGTGGTACGTAACGCCCTGTTCTGCCTGGAAATGGCAGCaggtgagaaagaaaatcacGTGTACACCAAGGCACTGATGGCATATGCCTTCGCCCTcgcagggaaggaggagaagaggaaggcatTGCTCACTTCACTTGAAAGGGAAGCTGTGAAAAAGG ATGGGTCTGTTCATTGGCAGCGGCCTGGGAAAGAGCCAGAGGTTGCTCTCCCCTACTATCGCTCCCGGGCTCCCTCTGCTGAAGTGGAGATGACATCCTACGTGCTCCTTGCTCACCTCACCGCACAGCCGGCACCTTCCCAGGAGGAGCTGTCATTCGCAGCTCTCATTGCAAAGTGGATCAGCACTCAGCAGAACCCCAATGGGGGCTTCTCCTCCACCCAG GACACGGTGGTGGCTCTCCAAGCCTTGTCCCTCTACGGGGCTGTCACCTATGCCAAGAGCGGAGCAGCTTCCAAAGTGACCCTGCGATCTGGAGGGGACTTCCAGCAAGACTTCCAAGTGGATCCCCACAaccggctgctgctgcagcgCGTGCCCCTGCCCCACGTGCCCGGGGAGTACAGCACAGAGGTGTCTGGTGAAGGATGCGTCTACCTGCAG ACAAGCCTGCGGTACAACGTGCAGCCCTCGCAGCAGGATGCGCCCTTCATGCTTCATGTGTACACAATCCCGGAGACATGCGCAGGCTCCAAGGCTCACAAGGTCTTTGACATAGGCATAAATGTCAG TTACACTGGGGAGCGCAATGGCTCCAACATGGTGATTGTGGATGTGAAGATGCTGTCGGGATTCATCCCCGTGAAGTCCTCTGTGAGGAAG CTCTCAAACACCTGGTTTCACCAGATACAACGGACAGAAGTCAGCACAAACCATGTTCTGCTGTACATAGAGCAGGTGAGTACTGACCATGGGCTGCATGGGGCACACACAGTGAGCTTGCCAGCACACTGGTAG
- the LOC115605812 gene encoding alpha-2-macroglobulin-like isoform X4: MGKDGLLGKPNIFLLLLFFLPGNSSTTTEPQYMVLLPFLIHTDSPEKVCVQLTHLNESVTLSATLEYQGENRSLIDDVVSEKDVFTCIPFSLPKSNSTSVTFLTVTVKGATLQFRSRKSVLVKNSESLVFIQTDKPIYKPGQTVLFRIVSLDKDFHPLNEKFPCVYVQDAQRNRVYQWQGVELETGLTQLSFPLTSDPIQGSYKIVVQKSFSSHVEHSFRVEEYVLPKYEVLVKLPKMITLKDKELPVSVCGLYTYGKPVPGLVNVQVCRKFSRSASDCYGKEAEAVCEEFTRQADAHGCISGVVRTKIFQLQRRGYEMSIEVQGKIIEDGTGIEMTGTGSCGITSIMSKISFDLLDSQYRPGIPIFGRVKLVDGTDAPIANETITISVDGDRYKGNYTTDEQGQSWFSIDTATFTQASLEIRADHKPELNCYDSDWITPSYEHAMRRISRFYSPSKSFLKIEPKPEILSCGSPTEIQVHYIFTPEAIGEQKKIVIYYLVMAKGGIISADTYDLTVNPGDVYGTFQLTFPVEAAIAPLARMLVYTTSPSGEVIASSADFQVESCLPNKVRLSFVPKEGLPASNTRLQIRTSPRSLCALRAVDKSVLLVKPEYELSPSSVYDLLPVKEIHGYSFKDYYLEEDNINPCVSLDNILLNGFVYIPISPDGEGDAYDILKELGLKVFTSSKIHKPEICQHYPGHMMERSYSGSMTALNLLEDLDYEVAEHMVAGNPVETVRKYFPETWIWDIVSVNSEGNAGLDVTIPDTITEWKANAFCISPDTGFGLSPTVTLRAFQPFFVELTMPYSVVRGESFTLKATVFNYLTTCIRVSVSLAESTHFLTMPIEKQEESYCICMNERKTVAWAVTPRSLGQVEFSVSTEALQNKQPCGNPIVETPEKGRKDTVIRQLLVEPEGTEVETTYNSVLCASEKSVSEPVSLVLPETVVDGSARAYFSVLGDIMGTAMQNLHQLLQMPFGCGEQNMVLFAPNIYVLDYLNKTGQLSEEVKSKAIGYLVSGYQRQLKYKHWDGSYSTFGPRYGQVGNTWLTAFVLKSFAQAQPHIFIDEKHIQDALVWLSQKQKENGCFRSSGTLLNNAMKGGVNDEITLTAYITIALLEIPLPVTHSVVRNALFCLEMAAGEKENHVYTKALMAYAFALAGKEEKRKALLTSLEREAVKKDGSVHWQRPGKEPEVALPYYRSRAPSAEVEMTSYVLLAHLTAQPAPSQEELSFAALIAKWISTQQNPNGGFSSTQDTVVALQALSLYGAVTYAKSGAASKVTLRSGGDFQQDFQVDPHNRLLLQRVPLPHVPGEYSTEVSGEGCVYLQTSLRYNVQPSQQDAPFMLHVYTIPETCAGSKAHKVFDIGINVSYTGERNGSNMVIVDVKMLSGFIPVKSSVRKLSNTWFHQIQRTEVSTNHVLLYIEQLSSETLSFSFAVEQDIPVQGLKPAQVKVYDYYETDEFATQEYSAPCTTEEADQGNA; encoded by the exons GCAGTATATGGTGCTACTGCCCTTTCTGATACACACCGATTCTCCTGAGAAAGTCTGTGTTCAGCTGACCCACCTGAATGAGTCTGTGACGCTGAGTGCCACACTCGAGTACCAAGGGGAAAACAGGAGCTTGATTGATGACGTGGTGTCAGAGAAGGATGTATTCACCTGCATCCCTTTCTCT cTTCCAAAATCCAATAGCACATCAGTCACTTTTCTCACTGTAACGGTGAAGGGTGCAACACTCCAGTTCAGGAGCCGCAAGTCGGTGCTGGTCAAGAACTCTGAGAGCTTGGTCTTCATCCAGACAGACAAACCCATCTACAAGCCTGGACAGACAG TTCTATTTCGGATCGTCTCTCTGGACAAAGATTTCCACCCGCTGAATGAGAAG tttcCATGCGTCTATGTTCAG GATGCCCAGAGGAACCGTGTATACCAGTGGCAAGGGGTGGAACTAGAGACCGGCCTTACACAGCTCTCCTTCCCCCTCACCTCGGACCCCATCCAAGGCTCCTACAAAATAGTAGTGCAGAAGAGCTTCTCATCCCATGTGGAGCACTCTTTCAGAGTAGAGGAATATG TGCTGCCCAAGTACGAAGTCCTGGTGAAGCTGCCCAAGATGATCACTCTTAAGGACAAAGAGCTTCCAGTATCCGTCTGTGGTCT GTACACCTATGGGAAACCTGTTCCTGGCTTGGTCAATGTCCAAGTGTGCCGGAAATTTTCCCGTTCTGCTTCAGATTGTTAcggaaaagaagcagaagctgtGTGTGAAGAATTCACTAGACAG GCAGATGCTCATGGGTGTATTTCTGGTGTAGTAAGAACTAAAATATTTCAACTGCAACGCCGGGGATATGAGATGAGCATTGAGGTACAAGGCAAGATCATAGAAGATGGCACAG GAATAGAGATGACTGGAACAGGCTCCTGTGGAATCACATCCATCATGAGCAAAATCAGCTTCGACCTTCTGGACTCTCAATACAGACCAGGGATCCCAATCTTTGGGAGG GTGAAGCTGGTAGATGGCACTGATGCTCCAATTGCCAATGAAACCATCACGATTTCTGTGGATGGAGACAGGTACAAAGGGAATTACACTACAGATGAGCAGGGACAATCCTGGTTTTCCATAGACACTGCCACCTTCACACAAGCCTCCCTGGAAATCCGA GCTGATCATAAACCTGAACTGAACTGTTATGACAGTGACTGGATCACACCTTCCTATGAGCATGCCATGCGTAGAATAAGTCGGTTTTACTCCCCCAGTAAGAGTTTCCTCAAAATTGAGCCAAAGCCTGAGATATTAAGTTGTGGCTCCCCCACAGAGATCCAGGTGCACTACATCTTCACACCAGAGGCCATaggagaacagaagaaaattgtcATTTACTATTTG GTGATGGCCAAGGGAGGCATTATATCAGCAGATACCTATGATCTGACTGTGAATCCTGGAGACG tTTATGGGACATTTCAGTTGACCTTCCCTGTTGAGGCAGCAATTGCTCCCCTGGCACGGATGCTTGTGTACACCACTTCACCCAGTGGGGAAGTCATTGCCAGTTCAGCAGATTTCCAGGTTGAAAGTTGCCTCCCCAATAAA GTCAGATTGAGTTTTGTACCCAAGGAAGGTCTTCCTGCCTCCAACACACGCCTGCAAATCCGTACTTCACCGAGGTCCCTGTGTGCCCTCCGTGCTGTGGACAAGAGTGTTCTCCTTGTGAAGCCTGAGTATGAGCTCTCTCCCAGCTCT GTGTATGATCTTCTCCCAGTGAAAGAAATCCACGGTTATAGCTTCAAGGACTACTACCTGGAAGAAGACAACATAAACCCTTGCGTGTCACTTGACAACATATTATTAAACGGGTTTGTCTACATACCCATTTCTCCTGACGGTGAAGGTGATGCCTATGACATTCTCAAA GAATTGGGCTTAAAAGTCTTCACTAGCAGCAAGATCCATAAGCCTGAAATCTGCCAGCATTACCCAGGACACATGATGGAAAGGAGTTACAGTGGTTCTA TGACTGCATTGAATCTGCTTGAAGATTTGGACTATGAAGTAGCAGAACATATGGTTGCTGGCAATCCTGTGGAGACCGTCCGGAAGTACTTCCCTGAGACATGGATCTGGGACATAGTTTCAGTGAA CTCTGAGGGAAATGCTGGTCTAGATGTGACCATCCCTGACACCATCACCGAGTGGAAAGCCAACGCATTCTGCATTTCACCAGACACGGGCTTTGGCCTGTCCCCGACAGTGACCCTCAGAgccttccagcccttctttGTAGAGCTCACCATGCCCTACTCTGTAGTGCGTGGTGAGTCCTTCACGCTGAAAGCCACCGTTTTCAACTACTTGACCACCTGCATCAGG GTCAGTGTGTCTCTGGCTGAATCTACTCATTTTCTGACTATGCCAATAGAGAAGCAGGAAGAATCCTACTGCATCTGcatgaatgaaaggaaaactgtgGCTTGGGCAGTAACACCAAGATCCCTAG GACAGGTGGAGTTCTCAGTGAGCACTGAGGCCCTGCAGAACAAGCAGCCCTGTGGGAACCCCATCGTGGAGACTcctgagaaagggaggaaggacaCGGTCATCAGACAGCTGCTGGTGGAG CCGGAAGGGACTGAAGTGGAAACTACCTACAACTCTGTGCTGTGTGCCTCTG AAAAGTCAGTGTCAGAGCCAGTTTCCCTGGTTCTCCCCGAGACTGTGGTGGATGGCTCAGCCAGAGCGTATTTCTCAGTATTAG GTGACATCATGGGCACTGCCATGCAGAAcctccaccagctcctccagatGCCGTTCGGCTGTGGGGAGCAGAACATGGTCCTGTTTGCACCCAACATCTATGTGCTGGACTACCTGAATAAGACAGGGCAGCTGAGTGAGGAGGTCAAGTCCAAGGCCATCGGATACCTAGTGAGCG GGTATCAAAGGCAGCTGAAGTACAAACACTGGGATGGTTCTTATAGCACCTTTGGGCCCCGTTATGGGCAAGTGGGGAATACCTG GCTCACAGCCTTTGTCCTCAAGTCCTTTGCCCAGGCCCAGCCTCATATCTTCATAGATGAGAAGCACATCCAGGATGCTTTGGTCTGGCTTAGTCAAAAGCAGAAGGAGAACGGCTGTTTCCGCAGTTCTGGCACACTCCTGAACAATGCTATGAAG GGTGGAGTGAACGATGAGATCACGCTGACAGCCTACATCACTATTGCCTTGCTGGAGATTCCTCTGCCTGTAACT cACTCTGTGGTACGTAACGCCCTGTTCTGCCTGGAAATGGCAGCaggtgagaaagaaaatcacGTGTACACCAAGGCACTGATGGCATATGCCTTCGCCCTcgcagggaaggaggagaagaggaaggcatTGCTCACTTCACTTGAAAGGGAAGCTGTGAAAAAGG ATGGGTCTGTTCATTGGCAGCGGCCTGGGAAAGAGCCAGAGGTTGCTCTCCCCTACTATCGCTCCCGGGCTCCCTCTGCTGAAGTGGAGATGACATCCTACGTGCTCCTTGCTCACCTCACCGCACAGCCGGCACCTTCCCAGGAGGAGCTGTCATTCGCAGCTCTCATTGCAAAGTGGATCAGCACTCAGCAGAACCCCAATGGGGGCTTCTCCTCCACCCAG GACACGGTGGTGGCTCTCCAAGCCTTGTCCCTCTACGGGGCTGTCACCTATGCCAAGAGCGGAGCAGCTTCCAAAGTGACCCTGCGATCTGGAGGGGACTTCCAGCAAGACTTCCAAGTGGATCCCCACAaccggctgctgctgcagcgCGTGCCCCTGCCCCACGTGCCCGGGGAGTACAGCACAGAGGTGTCTGGTGAAGGATGCGTCTACCTGCAG ACAAGCCTGCGGTACAACGTGCAGCCCTCGCAGCAGGATGCGCCCTTCATGCTTCATGTGTACACAATCCCGGAGACATGCGCAGGCTCCAAGGCTCACAAGGTCTTTGACATAGGCATAAATGTCAG TTACACTGGGGAGCGCAATGGCTCCAACATGGTGATTGTGGATGTGAAGATGCTGTCGGGATTCATCCCCGTGAAGTCCTCTGTGAGGAAG CTCTCAAACACCTGGTTTCACCAGATACAACGGACAGAAGTCAGCACAAACCATGTTCTGCTGTACATAGAGCAG ctgaGCAGCGAGACCCTCAGCTTCTCCTTCGCGGTGGAGCAGGACATCCCCGTGCAGGGCCTGAAGCCAGCTCAGGTGAAGGTCTATGACTACTACGAGACAG ATGAATTTGCCACACAGGAGTACAGCGCTCCCTGCACCACCG AGGAAGCAGACCAGGGCAATGCATGA